In Fibrobacter sp. UWR4, the sequence GTGGCCGATGAAGACCCGAAGCTTGTGGAACAGTTCGCAACTCGCGAAAACTTCGATACCCTCCGCAAGTTCGACGACATCTGCACCACCTTCCTGCAGGAAAACAAGCTGTACGAAGAAATCTGGCAGATGCCTGTGGTATCCGTTCCGCTGCGCACCGCAGGCAAGCCCTGCATCGTCATGCGTCCGGTGAACTCCACCGAAGCCATGACCGCAAACTTCGCCGAAATCGACCAGGGCATGCTTGCAAGCCTCTGGCGCAAGTTCGAAGCAGAAGGCGCCGGCTCCCTGTGGTACGACGTCACCCACAAGCCCCCCGGAACCATTGAGTGGGAGTAAGGCGAACGCCGCGACGACAAGCTTGCTTGTCGGCATGGCTGAGCCGCACGACCAGCGCTTGAGCAAAGCGAAAGCGCAATGGGAGTAATGTGCAAGCCGAGCGCCGCGCAAAAAATCCGCAGATCAGAATCTGCGGATTTTTTTTGACTTTTTCTTTTTCCCTAACGATAATAATTTCAGAAAGCCTTATGAAGGAGTAAATTATCATGGCTAGAAAGAAGAAGAATCAGAGCGACATGGACAGCAACATTCCCGAAAACGACGATCTTCCCGAAGAAGAAATGGAGGAATCCTTCGAAGAGGAGGACGGCGAAGAAAGGGGGCTGGACGAACTCTTCGGCAACAGCACTCCAGGCAGCGCACATCGTGACCTGGACGGCTGGGGCAGCGAAGATTACGAAAGCTAAAATTACCGTATAAAAAAAGGCCTCGCTTTTCAGCGAGGTCTTTTTTCAAGTTTTTTTAGCGATTAAGCTAAAAGAATTACTTGGTGATAACGCGAGCCATTTCGCAAACCTTGTTGCTGTAGCCCCATTCGTTATCGTACCATGCGCAAACCTTCACGAAGGTCGGGTCGAGCTGGATGCCAGCCTTGACGTCGAAGATGGAAGTGCGAGCATCGTTGCGGAAGTCGGTAGAAACGAGAGCTTCGTCGGTGTAACCGAGGATGCCCTTGAGTTCGCCTTCAGAAGCAGCCTTCATAGCAGCGCAGATTTCTTCGTAGGTAGCAGCGGTCTTGAGTTCGCAGGTCAGGTCAACGAAGGAAACGTCAGAGGTAGGAACGCGGAGGGACATACCAGTGAGCTTGCCGTTGAGCTGCGGGAGAACCTTACCAACAGCCTTTGCAGCACCGGTGGAAGACGGGATGATGTTTTCGAGAATGCCACGGCCACCGCGCCAATCCTTCATGGAAGGACCGTCAACAGTCTTCTGAGTAGCAGTTGCAGCGTGAACGGTGGTCATGAGGCCACGGACGATGCCGAACTTTTCGTCGAGAACCTTGGAAATCGGAGCCAAGCAGTTGGTGGTGCAGGAAGCGTTGGAGATGATGTCCTGACCAGCATAGGTCTGGTGGTTAACACCATAAACGAACATCGGAGTTGCGTCCTTGGAAGGAGCAGACATGATAACCTTCTTAGCGCCAGCCTGGATGTGCTTGCGAGCCAGTTCGTCGGTCAGGAAGAAACCGGTGGATTCAACAACGACGTCAGCCTGGAGAGCGCCCCAAGTGATGTTC encodes:
- the gap gene encoding type I glyceraldehyde-3-phosphate dehydrogenase, giving the protein MALKLGINGFGRIGRMVFRAAVENFSNDIQVVGINDLLTVDYLAYMLKYDSVHGKFEHEVSFEQGEKNYLIVDGNKIQIFAERDPLNITWGALQADVVVESTGFFLTDELARKHIQAGAKKVIMSAPSKDATPMFVYGVNHQTYAGQDIISNASCTTNCLAPISKVLDEKFGIVRGLMTTVHAATATQKTVDGPSMKDWRGGRGILENIIPSSTGAAKAVGKVLPQLNGKLTGMSLRVPTSDVSFVDLTCELKTAATYEEICAAMKAASEGELKGILGYTDEALVSTDFRNDARTSIFDVKAGIQLDPTFVKVCAWYDNEWGYSNKVCEMARVITK